In Theileria equi strain WA chromosome 4 map unlocalized gcontig_1105316255033, whole genome shotgun sequence, the following are encoded in one genomic region:
- a CDS encoding conserved hypothetical protein (encoded by transcript BEWA_013280A) — translation MLIRSSRPLRLFRIAPIVDYKPGAGVVYHPSSHDAHLNEQLRRERAAAKGIRLPVRKDCLHDQLNPDGIVQNEWMDFKIQRQPMRGDSDFRGYLSPHVDAFREDDIAKFYNLKDMYERVSVKELLTSMKYGARYTFVLYSGLLLPYLLLFIAYHLNNRLEPLELGIEPEEYNKHVLWHLLGHRLDRQAYIQYAEARRTRKWRDDTINPEDYIPPKYRLVQTYKELEL, via the exons ATGCTGATTAGGTCCTCAAGACCCTTGAGGCTCTTTCGCATAGCGCCAATTGTCGACTACAAGCCCGGGGCTGGAGTCGTCTACCATCCCTCCAGCCACGATGCCCATTTGAACGAGCAGCTCAGGCGGGAACGCGCTGCCGccaaag GCATAAGGCTCCCGGTACGCAAGGATTGCCTGCACGACCAGCTAAACCCGGACGGCATTGTCCAAAATGAGTGGATGGACTTTAAAATTCAGAGGCAGCCCATGCGCGGGGACTCTGATTTCCGCGGTTACCTCTCACCTCACGTGGACGCATTCAGGGAGGACGATATTGCAAAGTTCTACAACCTCAAGGACATGTACGAGAGGGTCTCTGTCAAGGAACTTTTGACCTCCATGAAGTATGGCGCGAGATACACTTTCGTCCTCTATAGCGGACTGCTGCTCCCATACCTCCTGCTCTTTATTGCATACCACCTCAACAACAGGCTGGAGCCCCTCGAGCTCGGTATAGAACCTGAGGAGTACAACAAACACGTCTTGTGGCATCTACTGGGTCATAGACTGGATCGCCAGGCATACATACAATACGCAGAAGCGAGAAGAACACGCAAATGGAGAGATGATACCATCAATCCAGAAGACTACATCCCGCCAAAGTACAGACTTGTACAAACATACAAGGAATTAGAGCTTTAA
- a CDS encoding ATP-dependent DNA helicase family member protein (encoded by transcript BEWA_013270A), producing the protein MSNTIEISDIVKIERVGIHSHIRGLGLDSKLNPDYEGDGLIGQTQARRAAGVVLNMLKEGKIGGRAILLAGQPGSGKTAIAIAISKALGPDTPFTHLSASEVYSLEMSKTESLMQAFRRSIGLRVKEETEVIEGEVTELEIDKPSHFAKDPSLGNKPQTGVIGKMSMKTTDMETLYDIGGKLIDALKKEHVTVGDIIQICKSSGKITKLGRAYSHSYDYDAMAPHTKFMQCPSGELQKRKEIVHTVSLHDVDVINSRAQGFLSLFAGDTGEIKSEIREQIDAKVSEWQDDGRAEIIQGVLFIDEVHMLDIECFSFLCRALESNNCPIVIMATNRGITRVRGTDYKSPHGIPLDVLDRVLIIPTFPYQPEDTRLIIKERSLEEDVNLDKESLELLVKIASDISLRYALQLITASNLIRLRKGGGPVTCDDIKRAFNLFIDAKRSTKYLIEFQHDYMFSEIVTEADNNAMDEDK; encoded by the exons ATGAGCAATACGATAGAGATATCCGATATTGTCAAGATAGAGAGGGTTGGAATCCATTCTCACATCAGAGGTCTGGGTTTGGATTCCAAACTGAACCCGGACTATGAAGGTGACGGTTTAATCGGACAAACTCAGGCTCGTCGAGCTGCAG GGGTTGTCTTGAATATGCTAAAGGAAGGTAAAATAGGCGGACGCGCGATTTTACTCGCGGGACAACCTGGCAGTGGAAAGACTGCCATTGCTATCGCAATATCCAAGGCGTTGGGACCG GATACACCATTCACTCATTTGAGCGCCTCTGAGGTCTACTCGCTGGAAATGTCCAAGACGGAGTCGCTGATGCAGGCCTTCAGGCGTTCCATAGGCCTGCGTGTGAAGGAAGAGACGGAGGTGATTGAGGGTGAAGTCACGGAGCTCGAGATTGACAAACCTTCGCACTTTGCCAAGGATCCTTCGCTCGGAAACAAGCCACAGACGGG TGTGATTGGCAAGATGAGCATGAAGACAACAGACATGGAAACCCTGTACGATATTGGAGGAAAGCTGATAGATGCTTTGAAAAAGGAGCATGTAACAGTCGGAGATATtatacaaatttgcaagAGCTCCGGTAAAATTACAAAACTGGGAAGAGCCTACTCTCATTCCTACGATTACGATGCAATGGCTCCACACACTAAATTCATGCAGTGTCCGTCGGGAGAATTGCAAAAGAGAAAGGAGATTGTACACACTGTTTCTCTGCACGACGTTGATGTTATAAACTCGAG GGCCCAGGGGTTCCTATCCCTTTTTGCCGGTGATACCGGTGAAATAAAGAGCGAGATTCGCGAACAGATTGATGCAAAAGTCAGTGAATGGCAAGATGATGGTAGAGCTGAGATCATCCAGGGCGTACTTTTTATAGACGAGGTCCACATGCTCGATATAGAATGCTTCTCCTTCCTTTGCAG GGCTTTGGAGAGCAATAATTGTCCGATTGTAATAATGGCTACAAATAGGGGTATTACCAGGGTCAGGGGCACGGATTACAAGTCCCCTCACGGCATTCCCCTGGACGTCCTGGACAGGGTTTTGATTATTCCAACGTTTCCCTACCAGCCGGAAGATACGCGattg ATTATCAAGGAGAGGAGTCTCGAGGAGGATGTGAATTTGGACAAGGAGTCGCTAGAGTTGTTGGTGAAGATTGCAAGTGACATTTCCCTGAGATATGCACTGCAACTCATCACTGCGAGTAACCTTATAAGACTACGAAAAGGAG GTGGTCCTGTAACTTGCGATGACATCAAGCGTGCCTTTAATCTCTTTATAGACGCCAAAAGAAGCACCAAATACCTCATT GAATTCCAACACGACTACATGTTCTCTGAAATTGTCACGGAAGCTGACAATAATGCAATGGACGAGGATAAATGA